The stretch of DNA TGGCGCGGTGGGGCACCAGCGTGGGCGTGGCGAAGATCTCCCCGGGCGGCTTGAGCGAGGTGGAGAGCATCCAGAAGAAGGGGAAGGCGCCGATCAGGAGCAGGCCCGCCGCCCCCGCGTAGAGCGTCGCGGTCCGGGTCACCGTGCCCCTGCCCAGTCTCACGCCACCACCTCCTCGTCCCGGAACAGGCGGAAGTAGACGGCGGTGGCGCCCAGCAGGAGCGCGAACATGATGACGGCCAGCGCGGCGCCCATGCCGGCCTGCAGGTAGGTGAACGTCCGCGCGTAGGCGTAGATCGGCAGCGTCCGGACGTAGCGGCTCACGCCGCCCTCGCCGGCCATGAGCCACACCGTGTCGAACTTGGTGAACATCCAGATGCTGCGCAGCAGCACGATGACGAAGAGGACGTTGCGCGTCTGGGGCAGCGTGACGTGGACGAAGCGCCGCCAGGCGCCGGCGCCGTCCACCTTGGCCGCCTCGTAGAGCTCGGGCGGGATCGTCTGCAGCCGGGCCAGATACGTCACCACCACGAAGGGGAAGAACTGCCAGACGCTGGTCAGGATCAGGGACCACATGATGTAGTCCTTGCCGAGCCAGGCCACCGGCGTCCTCACCAGCCCGGAGGCTACCAGCAGATGATTCACCAGCCCGTACGAGTCGTTCAGGAGCCACTTCCAGAGAATGACGGCCACGATCGTGGGGATCATGTACGGGAAGAGGACGACGCCCCGCAGCAGGTTGCGTCCCCGGAAGGC from Candidatus Methylomirabilota bacterium encodes:
- a CDS encoding sugar ABC transporter permease, whose amino-acid sequence is MSAGTGLRSLRAPSRAHRFARASSRRRRGPVIGWLLLAPSLLLIGGLVLYPILYNCWLSLFDKHAFLPAQAFVGLQHYRYFATDEEFWSSVHYGVVYAGATMVLQLGLGIMAALLLNEAFRGRNLLRGVVLFPYMIPTIVAVILWKWLLNDSYGLVNHLLVASGLVRTPVAWLGKDYIMWSLILTSVWQFFPFVVVTYLARLQTIPPELYEAAKVDGAGAWRRFVHVTLPQTRNVLFVIVLLRSIWMFTKFDTVWLMAGEGGVSRYVRTLPIYAYARTFTYLQAGMGAALAVIMFALLLGATAVYFRLFRDEEVVA